The following are encoded in a window of Tessaracoccus flavescens genomic DNA:
- a CDS encoding FAD-binding oxidoreductase → MTPIRVRWHLGRVLSRQFETESAIRLELDVPTWPGNVAGAHLDIRLTAPDGYQASRSYSLASSGESTRVMLVVQELPGGEVSPFLVRQLAEGEEIEVQGPLGRFFVWIPAEPEQSPVQLIAGGSGVVPLFSMASAREREPKGAEFRLLYSVRSPRDEFFADELAELSRTLVEIVHTRESAPGAGQPPGRLTREALAASTFPASLSPRIFICGPTPFVEAVAGWLVELGHDPTQIRTERFGGSP, encoded by the coding sequence ATGACTCCTATTCGCGTCCGGTGGCACCTCGGGCGGGTGCTCAGTCGGCAATTTGAGACCGAGTCGGCCATCCGTCTTGAGTTGGATGTTCCGACCTGGCCTGGAAACGTCGCCGGAGCTCATCTCGACATCAGGCTCACGGCACCGGACGGGTACCAGGCGTCCCGGTCTTACTCGCTGGCGTCCTCGGGTGAGTCGACACGGGTCATGCTGGTGGTCCAGGAACTGCCCGGGGGCGAGGTGTCGCCCTTTCTCGTGCGCCAACTCGCAGAAGGTGAAGAAATCGAGGTACAAGGACCGCTCGGGCGCTTCTTCGTCTGGATCCCCGCTGAGCCCGAGCAGTCCCCGGTTCAGCTCATCGCAGGCGGATCAGGGGTTGTGCCCTTGTTTTCGATGGCCTCAGCACGTGAACGTGAGCCGAAAGGCGCTGAGTTTCGGCTGCTGTACTCGGTCCGCAGTCCGCGCGATGAGTTCTTCGCTGACGAACTGGCAGAACTCTCACGAACCCTCGTCGAGATTGTCCACACGCGCGAGTCAGCGCCGGGAGCGGGCCAGCCACCTGGACGACTGACGCGTGAGGCGCTCGCAGCGTCGACCTTTCCCGCGTCGCTGTCGCCACGCATCTTCATCTGCGGACCGACGCCGTTCGTCGAGGCCGTCGCCGGTTGGCTTGTCGAACTCGGCCACGACCCCACGCAGATTCGTACGGAACGATTCGGAGGAAGTCCATGA
- a CDS encoding DUF6510 family protein, whose translation MTHVDGNALAGAFATTLGIEITVTVGRCRGCGSSFNLACAHVFITAMGAVMRCGHCQAVLGVIVRGFRETLVNLSGLDYISVPHL comes from the coding sequence ATGACTCACGTTGACGGAAACGCCCTCGCGGGTGCCTTCGCGACTACTCTCGGTATCGAGATCACTGTGACGGTCGGCAGGTGCCGCGGCTGCGGCAGCTCTTTCAACCTCGCCTGCGCGCATGTCTTCATCACAGCCATGGGTGCAGTCATGCGATGCGGCCATTGTCAGGCAGTCCTGGGCGTCATCGTCCGCGGTTTCCGAGAGACGCTAGTGAACCTCTCGGGCCTGGACTACATCAGCGTGCCCCACCTATGA
- the cysS gene encoding cysteine--tRNA ligase has protein sequence MLRIYDSAVRELRSFVPLTPGRVSIYVCGPTVQSAPHIGHLRSALVYDLWRRWLTHRGYAVTLVRNVTDVDDKVLDLATETEPWWARAYRVETEFARSYAALGVLPPTHEPRTSGHIPQALTLIERLLRRGHAYVAGDGSGDVYFDVSSWQAYGTLTRQTPDAVADPDEGPGGAKTDPRDFALWKGAKPSDPASVRWRSPWGTGRPGWHIQCSAMSQHYLGRAFDIHGGGLDLRFPHHENELAQSTAAGEEFAKYWVHNGLVTVGGQKMAKSLDNSLYADELLRRVGPATLRYYLLSAHYRSALDYQQEALAHAEAAVTRIATFRRRARTQLANTASDVPKPPIAFAAALDDDLNVPAALAVLHDHVRAGNIALDSGDAAAAMSAYESVLAMTEVLGAEPGGFTTAPRADVQSSTISTLVEVLLANRSHARDAGDFSTADRIRNELASAGIAIQDHTSGTTWTQA, from the coding sequence ATGCTTCGCATCTACGACAGTGCTGTCCGGGAGCTACGTAGCTTCGTCCCGCTGACCCCAGGACGAGTCTCCATCTATGTGTGCGGGCCGACCGTGCAGTCCGCGCCGCACATCGGGCACCTTCGTAGCGCCCTCGTCTACGATCTCTGGCGACGCTGGCTCACCCACCGCGGCTACGCGGTCACCCTCGTTCGCAACGTCACCGACGTCGACGACAAGGTTCTGGACCTTGCAACCGAGACTGAACCATGGTGGGCACGCGCCTACCGTGTCGAGACGGAGTTCGCGCGCTCGTACGCCGCGTTGGGTGTTCTCCCGCCAACCCATGAACCCCGAACCTCCGGTCACATCCCGCAAGCACTGACCCTGATCGAACGACTCCTTCGCCGCGGACACGCCTACGTCGCCGGCGACGGCTCCGGCGACGTCTACTTCGATGTCAGCAGCTGGCAGGCATACGGCACGCTCACCCGGCAGACTCCCGACGCCGTGGCAGACCCTGACGAAGGGCCTGGCGGGGCAAAGACCGATCCCCGCGACTTCGCGCTTTGGAAGGGAGCCAAGCCCAGCGACCCAGCATCCGTCCGTTGGCGCTCACCATGGGGAACCGGCAGGCCGGGATGGCACATACAGTGCTCAGCGATGTCCCAGCACTACCTCGGACGTGCATTCGACATCCACGGAGGTGGCCTCGACCTGCGGTTCCCACACCATGAGAACGAGCTCGCCCAGTCCACCGCAGCAGGCGAGGAATTCGCCAAGTACTGGGTGCACAACGGCCTCGTCACCGTCGGCGGTCAGAAGATGGCCAAGTCGCTAGACAACTCTCTGTACGCCGACGAACTCCTCCGCCGCGTCGGCCCGGCGACCCTGCGTTACTACCTGCTCAGCGCGCACTACCGCAGCGCCCTGGACTATCAGCAGGAAGCCCTCGCGCACGCCGAAGCTGCGGTCACGAGAATCGCGACCTTCCGACGCCGCGCACGAACACAGCTCGCGAACACAGCATCCGACGTCCCGAAGCCGCCCATTGCCTTTGCGGCCGCGCTCGACGACGATCTGAATGTTCCAGCGGCGCTCGCCGTACTACACGACCACGTGCGCGCGGGCAACATCGCTCTGGATAGCGGCGATGCAGCTGCCGCCATGTCCGCGTACGAATCGGTGCTCGCGATGACCGAAGTGTTAGGAGCCGAGCCCGGCGGCTTCACGACCGCCCCGCGAGCCGACGTGCAGAGCAGCACGATCTCTACCCTCGTCGAGGTCCTGCTCGCGAATCGCTCTCATGCGCGAGACGCAGGAGACTTCTCCACCGCCGACCGCATCCGGAACGAACTGGCTAGTGCTGGGATTGCCATCCAGGACCACACCTCCGGCACCACCTGGACGCAGGCGTAG
- the mshC gene encoding cysteine--1-D-myo-inosityl 2-amino-2-deoxy-alpha-D-glucopyranoside ligase, translated as MLAWPRLEIPRLDVHGPAVSVYDTENRSLVTLRPDDVARMYVCGITPYDSTHLGHAATYVGFDLLNRALRNAGHDVIYVQNVTDVDDPLLERAHARGIPWSDLAQREIERFRQDMTALRVLPPARFVGVSEAVTKIISRIEMLKERGSIYRVGTDLYFEVSADPSFGRISSLDRDVMLNDFAERGGDPDRKGKRDPLDCLVWRGERQGEPSWPSPWGPGRPGWHIGCTTIAQEYLGPSFDVQGGGRDLAFPHHEMSAGLGHVIHPQHRFAQTFVHAGMVAYDGEKMSKSRGNLVFVSSLRKQGVDPAAIRLALMRHHYRSSWEWTDAELPAALVTLKQWRRALALGSGAPAAPVVQAVLSALAADLDAPAAVTIVQAWVDASLGTDTVADKRDSSASMTVRRLADASLGLLL; from the coding sequence ATGTTGGCATGGCCCCGTTTAGAGATTCCACGCTTGGATGTGCACGGGCCCGCAGTCTCGGTCTATGACACTGAGAACCGATCGTTGGTGACGTTGCGGCCGGACGACGTCGCGCGGATGTACGTCTGTGGCATCACACCGTACGACTCCACTCATCTCGGCCATGCGGCAACCTACGTCGGCTTTGACCTACTCAACCGCGCCCTTCGAAACGCCGGTCACGATGTCATCTATGTTCAGAACGTCACCGACGTCGATGACCCGCTGCTGGAACGCGCCCACGCGCGAGGCATTCCCTGGAGTGATCTCGCACAACGCGAGATCGAGCGATTCCGGCAGGACATGACAGCCTTACGCGTGCTGCCACCCGCACGCTTCGTCGGAGTCTCCGAGGCCGTCACCAAGATCATCTCTCGCATCGAGATGTTGAAAGAACGCGGCTCCATCTACCGAGTGGGAACCGACCTCTACTTCGAGGTGTCTGCCGACCCATCCTTCGGCCGTATATCGTCACTCGACCGCGACGTGATGCTGAATGACTTCGCCGAGCGTGGTGGTGACCCCGACCGGAAAGGCAAGCGCGATCCGCTCGACTGTCTGGTTTGGCGCGGCGAGCGGCAAGGGGAGCCGTCCTGGCCCAGTCCGTGGGGGCCGGGACGACCCGGCTGGCACATCGGATGCACCACAATCGCCCAGGAATATCTGGGACCATCCTTCGACGTACAGGGCGGAGGACGAGACCTGGCATTCCCGCACCACGAGATGTCCGCAGGACTCGGTCATGTCATTCATCCACAGCATCGGTTCGCGCAGACCTTCGTCCATGCCGGGATGGTTGCCTACGACGGCGAGAAGATGTCGAAGTCGCGCGGAAACCTGGTCTTCGTCTCCTCTCTGCGAAAGCAAGGAGTGGACCCTGCGGCCATCCGCCTCGCCCTCATGCGGCACCACTACCGATCAAGCTGGGAGTGGACAGACGCCGAACTCCCTGCCGCACTCGTCACGTTGAAGCAGTGGCGTCGTGCCCTGGCGCTCGGTAGCGGGGCGCCGGCAGCACCGGTCGTGCAGGCCGTGCTATCGGCATTAGCCGCCGACCTGGACGCTCCGGCCGCGGTTACGATTGTGCAGGCGTGGGTTGACGCCTCGCTTGGTACCGACACTGTGGCGGACAAGCGAGACAGCTCTGCCTCTATGACGGTTCGACGTCTGGCGGACGCTTCACTCGGTCTCTTGCTCTGA
- a CDS encoding TetR/AcrR family transcriptional regulator has product MSEKKPRRLTAKGEATRLRIVAAAADLMYSQGVEATSVDDVIEASGTGKSQVYHYFSDKTELVEAVVRAQIERVLGEQAPFLDDLRTMRGFERWRDAIVAGVRGWRGAHGCPMGSLASEIAGRSETARENLQRGFSVWQHWFRLGLERMQDSGELRPDADPEELAVGLMAAVQGGYLLVKTTRDERSMAIALDMALDSIRVALSAAE; this is encoded by the coding sequence GTGAGTGAGAAGAAGCCGCGACGGCTGACCGCCAAGGGCGAGGCCACTCGTCTGCGTATCGTCGCGGCAGCCGCCGATCTCATGTACTCGCAGGGCGTCGAGGCCACCAGCGTTGACGATGTCATAGAGGCCAGTGGAACGGGCAAGTCTCAGGTTTACCACTACTTCTCGGACAAGACCGAGTTGGTTGAGGCAGTCGTGAGGGCCCAGATTGAGCGGGTGCTTGGCGAGCAGGCACCATTCCTCGACGACCTGCGCACGATGCGCGGCTTCGAGCGTTGGCGGGATGCGATCGTGGCAGGAGTGCGTGGTTGGCGAGGTGCTCACGGCTGTCCGATGGGGTCGCTGGCGAGCGAGATCGCTGGCCGGTCTGAGACTGCGCGTGAGAATCTCCAGCGAGGATTCAGCGTCTGGCAGCACTGGTTCCGTCTCGGACTGGAGCGCATGCAGGACTCAGGCGAGCTACGGCCGGACGCAGACCCTGAAGAACTCGCCGTCGGTCTGATGGCGGCTGTCCAAGGCGGGTACCTCCTCGTCAAGACCACACGGGACGAGCGCAGCATGGCAATCGCGCTCGACATGGCTCTCGATTCCATCCGCGTCGCGCTGAGCGCCGCAGAGTGA
- a CDS encoding DUF1003 domain-containing protein has protein sequence MFREARSSPGDKAAAWVASVAGSWPFLLILVVAILAWFVVNTILPLFYPHPTAMLDYLGTALAIVAALQGPLILLTQRRESDRDRARDIETFHISQNTEADLHSISHAINSVLEQWERDRSSGAVDVPGGGGTAEKPRTGATRSQDSS, from the coding sequence ATGTTCAGAGAAGCGCGGTCGAGCCCCGGAGACAAGGCCGCTGCCTGGGTGGCGAGCGTCGCGGGCTCATGGCCGTTCCTGCTAATCCTGGTGGTGGCGATTCTCGCGTGGTTTGTCGTGAACACTATCCTGCCGCTCTTTTATCCCCACCCGACGGCCATGCTGGACTATCTAGGAACGGCTCTTGCGATCGTCGCGGCTCTGCAGGGACCGCTGATTCTGCTCACTCAGCGACGGGAGTCGGACCGGGACCGTGCGCGAGACATCGAGACGTTCCACATCTCTCAAAACACCGAAGCCGATCTGCACTCGATCAGTCATGCCATCAACTCGGTTCTTGAGCAGTGGGAACGCGACCGGTCGTCAGGTGCCGTTGACGTACCGGGAGGTGGCGGTACGGCTGAGAAACCGCGGACGGGAGCCACTCGATCGCAGGACTCATCGTGA
- a CDS encoding RraA family protein, protein MSGDPRVANGWGAERRRAQAEQISCADVVDALGRRHRHRAHILGLESPTPGRVLFGPAVTIAFFPSCAASVDPAVHDFRSLFREAVGDDAEGKVLVLATNGHPGVSVGGGTKLGRVHHYGLDGVLTDGRLRDYAELRTYGFTAYCAGEAVEAGGALITPHQANVPVVLDGVGIMPGDYVLADGSGAVIIPGAEIDEVLLGATAVKQEDARFREQIAQERASAGESTRGERER, encoded by the coding sequence GTGAGTGGAGATCCTCGTGTGGCCAACGGTTGGGGTGCCGAGCGTCGGCGTGCCCAGGCCGAGCAGATCAGTTGTGCCGACGTGGTCGATGCGCTGGGTCGTCGTCACCGCCACCGTGCGCACATCCTGGGGCTGGAGAGCCCCACCCCCGGCAGGGTCCTCTTCGGACCAGCCGTGACTATCGCCTTCTTCCCCAGTTGCGCTGCCAGCGTCGACCCCGCTGTACACGATTTCCGATCGCTGTTCCGTGAGGCGGTTGGCGACGACGCCGAGGGAAAGGTCCTCGTGCTCGCGACCAACGGCCATCCAGGCGTCTCGGTCGGTGGTGGAACGAAGCTTGGTCGCGTTCACCACTACGGGCTCGACGGCGTGCTGACAGATGGTCGGCTCCGGGACTACGCCGAGCTTCGAACGTACGGGTTCACCGCGTACTGCGCCGGGGAAGCGGTCGAGGCTGGCGGTGCGCTGATCACTCCACACCAGGCGAACGTTCCCGTGGTGCTGGATGGTGTCGGCATCATGCCGGGCGACTACGTTCTCGCCGACGGATCGGGGGCGGTCATCATCCCCGGCGCGGAGATCGACGAGGTCCTGCTCGGTGCGACAGCGGTGAAACAGGAGGACGCGCGCTTCCGTGAGCAAATCGCGCAGGAACGCGCCAGTGCCGGGGAGAGCACCCGGGGAGAGCGAGAGCGATGA
- a CDS encoding helix-turn-helix transcriptional regulator, which translates to MPSARFQPIIARTCSIRVPIAPVAHDCVKLIFVRAGSAIVLSEFGEKPVCAGDVVALGANTLCGSEPEDLVTVTTLYLDRDYVVDQVFWQHAELLADRLDAHDFADEIYSESAQILRLGENRTRMFTPLLDELVALSVDGPCTKRFYRMQALLFAVLDVVSPYVKTSPVSRTTTQKRTGRPSTPRYRRLAPLRAEAREALDLLRNAPAEGWTLGRLAAGVHLSPSQLGRIFVDAYGKTPMTYLTTVRAEHLARLLRETDLSIEAAMREVGWRSRGHAARMFRHAVGVTPTRYRLMIRQKAAA; encoded by the coding sequence ATGCCTTCGGCGCGCTTTCAACCAATCATTGCTCGCACTTGCAGCATCCGTGTGCCTATTGCGCCCGTGGCGCATGACTGCGTCAAGCTGATCTTCGTCCGCGCTGGGTCTGCGATCGTGCTCAGCGAGTTTGGTGAGAAGCCCGTCTGCGCCGGTGACGTCGTGGCCCTGGGTGCCAACACCCTGTGTGGCAGCGAACCCGAAGATCTAGTCACCGTCACCACGCTCTACCTGGACCGAGACTACGTCGTCGACCAGGTCTTCTGGCAGCATGCCGAGCTGCTTGCAGACCGGCTCGATGCCCATGACTTCGCCGACGAGATCTACTCCGAGTCGGCCCAGATACTCCGCCTTGGAGAGAACCGCACTCGGATGTTCACGCCACTCCTGGACGAGCTGGTCGCGCTCAGTGTTGACGGACCGTGCACCAAGAGGTTCTACCGGATGCAGGCCCTGCTCTTTGCCGTGCTCGATGTCGTGAGCCCGTACGTGAAGACCTCGCCTGTATCACGAACCACGACCCAGAAGAGGACGGGTCGTCCTAGCACACCACGTTACCGGCGGTTGGCGCCCCTGCGGGCCGAGGCTCGCGAAGCGCTCGACCTGCTTCGCAATGCACCGGCCGAGGGCTGGACACTCGGTCGACTCGCCGCCGGAGTACATCTATCGCCCTCACAGCTCGGGCGGATCTTCGTGGACGCTTACGGCAAGACCCCCATGACGTACCTGACTACTGTCCGAGCCGAGCATCTGGCTCGGCTGCTGCGTGAGACTGACCTGTCTATTGAGGCAGCGATGCGCGAAGTGGGGTGGCGCAGTCGCGGTCATGCCGCACGGATGTTTCGCCACGCCGTAGGTGTTACACCAACTCGCTATCGGCTGATGATCCGGCAGAAAGCGGCCGCCTGA
- a CDS encoding ArdC-like ssDNA-binding domain-containing protein, whose amino-acid sequence MAKTREQAQAAREAKLDELHESLTGAVEELVSGPDWARALAFAARFRSRSFNNTLLIWVAHAEAYEQGRVPEPFPSYVAGYKQWQALGRQVEKGQPGYQILAPMTGRFASATPQDAESWRRLSKGEKPRAGEVVRSKMVGVRPAYVWDASQTAGDPIPEPPAPRLLEGEAPAGLWGGLAAQVEAAGFAVLRVPHEGMIHGANGMTDYTANTVAVRENMDPAAQVKTLAHELGHVLLHGPDAEDARQHRGIGEVEAESVALMVGAAHGMDTSGYTIPYVSTWAARVDGKEPVEVVKATGERVRKTALAILDQLDTAQVSDGTPPSQDRDATHRETPAHVRPAPEPAPSRQVASLPEPGARPVPVPAVEGRGL is encoded by the coding sequence ATGGCGAAGACACGAGAGCAAGCGCAAGCCGCAAGAGAGGCCAAACTCGATGAGCTGCACGAGAGCCTGACCGGCGCGGTCGAAGAACTGGTGTCCGGGCCGGATTGGGCGCGCGCGTTGGCGTTCGCGGCCCGGTTCCGATCGAGGAGCTTCAACAACACCCTGCTGATCTGGGTCGCCCACGCGGAAGCATACGAGCAGGGCCGGGTGCCGGAGCCGTTCCCCTCGTACGTGGCCGGCTACAAGCAGTGGCAGGCCCTCGGACGGCAGGTGGAGAAGGGCCAGCCCGGCTACCAGATTCTCGCGCCGATGACGGGCAGGTTCGCCTCGGCTACACCGCAGGATGCGGAGTCTTGGCGCCGGCTCAGTAAGGGTGAGAAGCCGCGTGCCGGTGAGGTGGTGCGTTCCAAGATGGTCGGCGTCCGACCGGCGTATGTGTGGGATGCGAGCCAGACCGCCGGTGACCCGATCCCCGAACCCCCGGCACCGCGGCTGCTGGAAGGCGAAGCGCCCGCCGGGTTGTGGGGCGGTCTGGCGGCGCAGGTCGAGGCGGCCGGGTTCGCGGTGCTGCGGGTACCGCACGAGGGCATGATCCACGGCGCGAACGGGATGACCGACTACACCGCGAACACCGTGGCGGTGCGGGAGAACATGGACCCCGCCGCGCAGGTCAAGACCCTCGCCCACGAACTCGGCCACGTCCTCCTCCACGGCCCCGACGCCGAGGATGCCCGTCAGCATCGCGGCATCGGCGAGGTCGAAGCCGAGTCCGTGGCGTTGATGGTCGGTGCCGCCCACGGAATGGACACCTCCGGGTACACGATCCCGTACGTCTCCACCTGGGCCGCCCGCGTCGACGGGAAAGAGCCGGTGGAAGTGGTCAAGGCCACCGGGGAACGGGTCCGCAAGACCGCCCTGGCGATCCTGGACCAGCTCGACACCGCGCAGGTCAGTGACGGCACTCCACCGAGTCAGGACCGGGACGCGACCCACCGCGAGACACCCGCGCACGTACGCCCGGCACCGGAGCCGGCGCCGTCGCGGCAGGTGGCGTCGCTGCCCGAACCAGGTGCACGCCCCGTCCCGGTACCGGCGGTCGAGGGGCGGGGGTTGTGA
- a CDS encoding bifunctional DNA primase/polymerase, which yields MAEHGAVSSVLLRMSVAWPLSAAAREFARAGVPVFPCVAYGKRPATGHGFHDATTDLDQVQAWWRQSPGANIGVPTGADSEVVVVDVDVHGPVDGRASFDRAARAGLVDGWELLVRTPTGGLHASYPATPGTEQRSWQAGRAGIDFRGDGGYIIVPPSLRSIEGRTVGYGVETINTGPTGLLDSDALRDFLDPRPVSRPRPETWQPVGREDAQRLAAWLDRQDTDRNLKLFWASCRLAKGGVPLTDALDAVLTAAKSDFGPREITATVRSAYRTVRGEPLRRGPSSSPVRGESPQIADGWFSRDASTTPETSRVRGL from the coding sequence ATGGCCGAGCACGGCGCGGTCTCCTCAGTGCTGCTGCGGATGAGCGTAGCGTGGCCGTTGTCGGCGGCCGCGCGGGAGTTCGCCCGCGCCGGGGTGCCGGTCTTCCCCTGTGTGGCGTATGGGAAGCGGCCGGCCACCGGACACGGGTTCCACGACGCCACCACGGACCTGGATCAGGTGCAGGCGTGGTGGCGGCAGTCACCGGGGGCGAACATCGGTGTCCCGACCGGCGCCGACTCCGAGGTCGTCGTGGTGGATGTGGATGTGCACGGCCCCGTCGATGGGCGCGCCAGTTTCGACCGCGCCGCCCGTGCCGGGCTGGTGGACGGGTGGGAGCTGCTGGTCCGCACGCCCACCGGCGGGCTGCACGCCTCCTACCCGGCGACACCCGGGACGGAGCAGCGGTCGTGGCAGGCCGGGCGGGCCGGGATCGACTTCCGCGGCGACGGCGGCTACATTATCGTCCCGCCCTCCCTACGCTCCATTGAGGGCAGGACGGTCGGGTACGGGGTCGAGACGATTAACACCGGTCCGACTGGCCTGCTGGACTCCGACGCGCTGCGGGACTTCCTCGATCCCCGTCCCGTGTCTCGGCCACGGCCCGAGACCTGGCAGCCGGTGGGCCGGGAGGATGCGCAGCGGTTGGCGGCGTGGCTGGACCGGCAGGACACCGACCGCAACCTGAAGCTGTTCTGGGCCTCCTGCCGTCTCGCTAAGGGCGGCGTCCCGCTCACCGATGCCCTCGACGCCGTGCTGACAGCGGCGAAGTCGGACTTCGGGCCGCGGGAGATCACCGCCACGGTCCGGTCCGCCTACCGCACCGTCCGCGGCGAACCGCTCCGACGCGGCCCATCGTCGTCGCCGGTGCGGGGTGAGTCGCCGCAGATCGCGGACGGCTGGTTCAGCCGCGACGCCAGCACCACACCGGAGACCTCGAGGGTGCGAGGGCTGTGA
- a CDS encoding DUF2637 domain-containing protein, whose protein sequence is MTTPITSSTVASRTAGHRWAVVTAVSGTVFIAAGAFWLSFTALADLAARSGVGSGQAWAWPLIVDGIIVVATVAVVALAGQRSAWYPWVLLIGGAAVSVTANAIHAVVAAEADVPGVLAAAVAAVPPVVLLAITHLTVILTRPAPDTASADDLAGLAAPEPAVLDAPTQPRRVELTVPPRPDDPAPGMQALTSDTPTTATERRSRAAELRRRGWSNKRIARELGVHPSTVGRWFAGAHLPDSNEGEEATR, encoded by the coding sequence ATGACCACCCCGATCACGAGCAGCACGGTCGCGAGTAGGACGGCGGGGCACCGGTGGGCGGTGGTGACGGCGGTGTCGGGGACGGTGTTCATCGCCGCCGGCGCGTTCTGGCTCAGTTTCACGGCCCTGGCGGACCTGGCGGCCCGGTCGGGTGTGGGATCGGGACAGGCATGGGCGTGGCCGCTGATCGTGGACGGCATCATCGTTGTCGCCACCGTCGCCGTCGTCGCCCTCGCAGGTCAACGGTCGGCGTGGTATCCGTGGGTGCTGCTGATCGGCGGCGCCGCGGTGTCGGTGACCGCCAACGCGATCCACGCCGTGGTCGCCGCCGAGGCCGACGTGCCCGGCGTGCTCGCCGCCGCGGTGGCGGCGGTGCCGCCGGTGGTGCTGCTGGCGATCACCCACCTGACCGTCATCCTCACCCGCCCCGCACCCGACACCGCCAGCGCCGATGACCTTGCCGGTCTCGCGGCGCCCGAACCCGCGGTCCTCGACGCGCCGACGCAGCCACGCCGTGTGGAGCTGACCGTGCCACCCCGCCCAGATGACCCGGCGCCCGGAATGCAGGCGCTCACAAGTGACACGCCAACCACCGCGACGGAGCGAAGGAGCCGGGCGGCCGAGCTGCGGCGTCGGGGCTGGTCGAACAAGCGCATCGCCCGCGAACTCGGGGTGCACCCCTCCACAGTCGGGCGCTGGTTCGCCGGTGCGCACCTTCCAGACAGCAACGAAGGTGAGGAGGCGACCCGATGA
- a CDS encoding ParB N-terminal domain-containing protein produces MSEVQAGGVQLDRVVDSIIVGTRHRADLGDIDALAASIEREGLLQPLTVTIDGVLVCGARRLAAIKQLRWRTVNVWVRSGLSDRLGQLLGEQDDNALHKPLTQLEAAALYRELKQEMAEDAARRQAATRFTSDHQPGSDGGGQCPPPSTGSDKQFGKTREQAAAMIGGGASYKTFERIGYLERIAADLAQPEPLRAQAAAGLEQIEAGAPVHPIFQAVRDAATIAQDVREVDLHQMADEAVARATAAKKQKGKTPAPRPVPLTDVDGEPVRYPVRAFIHTWGELTQWWTHYDPDQLAAELSDEQIESFLDTAVGTSRFAEELRAARDREPANDAPSARGHLRAL; encoded by the coding sequence GTGAGTGAGGTGCAGGCCGGCGGGGTGCAGCTCGACCGGGTGGTGGACTCCATCATCGTCGGGACACGGCACCGTGCCGACCTGGGCGACATCGACGCCCTGGCCGCCTCCATCGAACGCGAGGGCCTGCTGCAACCGCTGACGGTCACCATCGACGGAGTGCTGGTGTGCGGGGCACGGCGACTGGCGGCGATCAAGCAGCTCCGCTGGCGCACCGTCAACGTGTGGGTGAGAAGCGGCTTGTCGGATCGTCTCGGGCAGTTGCTGGGCGAGCAGGACGACAACGCTCTGCACAAGCCGCTGACCCAGCTCGAAGCCGCCGCCCTGTACCGGGAGCTGAAACAGGAGATGGCCGAAGACGCCGCCCGGAGGCAGGCCGCGACGCGGTTCACCAGCGACCATCAGCCCGGAAGCGACGGTGGTGGACAATGTCCACCACCGTCAACCGGGTCAGACAAGCAGTTCGGTAAGACCCGCGAGCAGGCCGCCGCCATGATCGGCGGCGGCGCCTCCTACAAGACCTTCGAGCGGATCGGCTACCTCGAACGCATCGCCGCCGACCTCGCCCAACCCGAACCCCTGCGCGCGCAAGCTGCCGCGGGATTGGAGCAGATCGAGGCAGGCGCCCCGGTGCATCCCATCTTCCAGGCCGTCCGCGACGCCGCGACCATCGCGCAGGATGTACGGGAGGTCGACCTGCACCAGATGGCCGACGAGGCCGTCGCCCGCGCCACCGCCGCCAAGAAGCAGAAAGGCAAGACGCCGGCTCCCCGTCCGGTGCCGCTGACCGATGTGGATGGGGAGCCGGTGCGGTATCCGGTGCGGGCCTTCATCCACACCTGGGGCGAGCTGACCCAGTGGTGGACCCACTACGACCCAGACCAGCTCGCCGCCGAACTGAGCGACGAGCAGATCGAGTCCTTCCTGGACACCGCCGTGGGCACGAGCCGGTTCGCCGAGGAATTGCGCGCCGCCCGCGACCGCGAACCGGCCAACGACGCCCCATCGGCCCGAGGGCACCTGCGCGCCCTCTGA